The DNA region CTGAAGGGCCACCTGCCCAAGGTGCAGATGCCCAGCATGAAGGTGCCCAAGGTGGACATCAAGGGGCCCAAACTGGACCTGAAGGAGGCCAAGGGTGAGGTGACGGCCCCTGACGTGGAGATGTTGCTGCCCAGCGTGGAGGTGGACACCCAGGCCATGGGCAGCAAGCTGGAGGGCGACGTGTCCATGGGGGACAAGGAGGTGGCCGCCAGAGACAGCCAGTTCAAAATGCCCAAGTTCAAGATGCCGTCCTTCGGGGTGTCAGCGCCCAGCAAGTTCGTCGAGGCCGCCGTGGAGGTGTCCGTGCCCAAGGCCCAGGCCGAAGTGCCCAAGGCCCAGGCCGAAGTGACCCGGCCCTCTCTGCAGGCTGACGTGAAGACCAGTGACCTCAGCATCGAGCAGCCCTCCGCCGAGCTGGACGTCAAGGCTGCCGAGGTGGGCGTGAAGCTCCCGGAGGGCCATCTTCCCGAAGCGGAGCCCAAGGAAGCAGCAACGGGAATCGGGCTCAAGGGCCACCTGCCCAGGGTGCAGATGCCCAGCATCAAGGTGCCCAAGGTGGACATCAAGGCCCCCCAGGTGGACATCAAGGGGCCCAAAGTGCACCTGAAGGACGACAAGGGCGAGGTGACGGCCCCCGACATGGAGGTGTCACTGCCCAGCATGGAGGTGGACACCCAGGCTGCGGGCACCAAGCTGGAGGGCGACGTGTCCCTTGGGGACAAGGAGGTGGCCGCCAGAGACAGCAAGTTCAAAATGCCCAAGTTCAAGGTGCCGTCCTTTGGGGTGTCGGCGCCCAGGAAGTCCGTCGAGGCCGCTGTGGAGGTGTCTGTGCCCAAAGCCCAGGCCGAGGTGACCCTGCCCTCGGTGCAGGCCGACGTCAAGACCAGTGACTTCAGCATCGAGCTGCCCTCCGCTGAGCTGGAGGTCAAGGTCGCCGAGGTGGGCGTGAAACTCCCCGAGGGCCACCATCCCGAAGCGGAGCCCAAGGAAGCGGCAGCAGGAATTGGACTCAAAGGCCACCTGCCCAAGGTGCAAATGCCCAGCATTAAGGTGCCCAAGGTGGACATCAAAGGGCCCAAACTGGACCTGAAGGACACCAAGGGTGAGGTGACGGCCCCTGACGTGGAGATGTCGCTGCACAGCGTGGCGGTGGACACCCAGGCCGCAGGCAGCAAGCTGGAGGGCGACGTGTCCATGCGGGACAAGCAGGTGGCCGCCAGAGACAGCCAGTTCAAAATGCCCAAGTTCAAGATGCCGTCCTTCGGGGTGTCAGCGCCCAGCAAGTCCGTCGAGGCCGCCGTGGAGGTGTCCGTGCCCAAGGCCCAGGCCGAAGTGACCCGGCCCTCGGTGCAGGCCGACGTGAAGACCAGTGACCTCAGCATCGAGCAGCCCTCCGCCGAGCTGGACGTCAAGGCTGCCAAGGTGGGCGTGAAGCTCCCGGAGGGCCATCTTCCCGAAACGGAGCCCAAGGAAGCAGCAACGGGAATCGGGCTCAAGGGCCACCTGCCCAGGGTGCAGATGCCCAGCATCAAGGTGCCCAGGGTGGACATCAAGGCCCCCAAGGTGGACATCAAGGGGCCCAAACTGGACTTGAAGGACACCAAGGGCGAGGTGACGGCCCCCGATGTGGTGGTGTCACTGCCCAGCGTGGAGGTGGACACCCAGACCACGGGCACCAAGCTGGCGGGCGACATGTCCCTTGGGGACAAGGAGGTGGCTGCCAGAGACAGCAAGTTCAAAAGGCCCAAGTTCAAGATGCCGTCCTTTGGGGTGTCAGCGCCCAGCAAGTCAGTCAAGGCCACCGTGGAGGTGTCCGTGCCCAAGGCCCAGGCCGAAGTGACCCTGCCCTCGGTGCAGGCCGACAGCAAGACCAGTGACCTCAACATCGAGCTGCCCTCCGCCGAGCTGGAGGTCAAGGCCGCCGAGGAGGGCGTGAAGCTCCCAGAGGGCCACATTGCCGAGGCAGAGCCCAAGGAAGTGGCAGCGGGAATTGGACTGAAGGGTCACATGCCCAAGGTGCAGAAGCCCGGCATCAAGGTGCCCAAGGTGGACATCAAGGGGCCCAAACTAGACCTGAAGGAGGCCAAAGGTGAGGTGACAGCCCCCGACATGGAGGTGTCACTGCCCAGCGTGGAGGTGGACACCCAGGCTGCGGGCACCAAGCTGGAGGGCGACGTGTCCCTTGGGGACAAGGAGGTGGCCGCCAGAGACAGCAAGTTCAAAATGCCCAAGTTCAAGGTGCCGTCCTTTGGGGTGTCGGCGCCCAGAAAGTCCGTCGAGGCCTCTGTGGAGGTGTCTGTGCCCAAAGCCCAGGCCGAGGTGACCCTGCCCTCAGTGCAGGCCGACGTCAAGACCAGTGACTTCAGCATCGAGCTGCCCTCCGCTGAGCTGGAGGTCAAGGTCGCCGAGGTGGGCGTGAAACTCCCCAAGGGCCACCATCCCGAAGCGGAGCCCAAGGTAGCGGCAGCAGGAATTGGACTCAAAGGCCACCTGCCCAAGGTGCAAATGCCCAGCATCACGGTGCCCAAGGTGGACATCAAAGAGCCGAAACTGGACCTGAAGGACACCAAGGGTGAGGTGACGGCCCCTGACGTGGAGATGTCGCTGCCCAGCGTGGAGGTGGACACCCAGGCCACGGGCAGCAAGCTGGAGGGCGACGTGTTCCTGGGGGACAAGGAGGTGGCCGCCAGAGACAGCCAGTTCAAAATGCCCAAGTTCAAGATGCCGTCCTTCGGGGTGTCAGCGCCCAGCAAGTTCGTCGAGGCCGCCGTGGAGGTGTCCGTGCCCAAGGCCCAGGCCGAAGTGCCCAAGGCCCAGGCCGAAGTGACCCGGCCCTCTCTGCAGGCTGACGTGAAGACCAGTGACCTCAGCATCGAGCAGCCCTCCGCCGAGCTGGACGTCAAGGCTGCCGAGGTGGGCGTGAAGCTCCCGGAGGGCCATCTTCCCGAAGCGGAGCCCAAGGAAGCAGCAACGGGAATCGGGCTCAAGGGCCACCTGCCCAGGGTGCAGATGCCCAGCATCAAGGTGCCCAAGGTGGACATCAAGGCCCCCCAGGTGGACATCAAGGGGCCCAAAGTGCACCTGAAGGACGACAAGGGCGAGGTGACGGCCCCCGACATGGAGGTGTCACTGCCCAGCATGGAGGTGGACACCCAGGCTGCGGGCACCAAGCTGGAGGGCGACGTGTCCCTTGGGGACAAGGAGGTGGCCGCCAGAGACAGCAAGTTCAAAATGCCCAAGTTCAAGGTGCCGTCCTTTGGGGTGTCGGCGCCCAGGAAGTCCGTCGAGGCCGCTGTGGAGGTGTCTGTGCCCAAAGCCCAGGCCGAGGTGACCCTGCCCTCGGTGCAGGCCGACGTCAAGACCAGTGACTTCAGCATCGAGCTGCCCTCCGCTGAGCTGGAGGTCAAGGTCGCCGAGGTGGGCGTGAAACTCCCCGAGGGCCACCATCCCGAAGCGGAGCCCAAGGAAGCGGCAGCAGGAATTGGACTCAAAGGCCACCTGCCCAAGGTGCAAATGCCCAGCATTAAGGTGCCCAAGGTGGACATCAAAGGGCCCAAACTGGACCTGAAGGACACCAAGGGTGAGGTGACGGCCCCTGACGTGGAGATGTCGCTGCACAGCGTGGCGGTGGACACCCAGGCCGCAGGCAGCAAGCTGGAGGGCGACGTGTCCATGCGGGACAAGCAGGTGGCCGCCAGAGACAGCCAGTTCAAAATGCCCAAGTTCAAGATGCCGTCCTTCGGGGTGTCAGCGCCCAGCAAGTCCGTCGAGGCCGCCGTGGAGGTGTCCGTGCCCAAGGCCCAGGCCGAAGTGACCCGGCCCTCGGTGCAGGCCGACGTGAAGACCAGTGACCTCAGCATCGAGCAGCCCTCCGCCGAGCTGGACGTCAAGGCTGCCAAGGTGGGCGTGAAGCTCCCGGAGGGCCATCTTCCCGAAACGGAGCCCAAGGAAGCAGCAACGGGAATCGGGCTCAAGGGCCACCTGCCCAGGGTGCAGATGCCCAGCATCAAGGTGCCCAAGGTGGACATCAAGGCCCCCCAGGTGGACATCAAGGGGCCCAAAGTGGACTTGAAGGACGACAGGGGCGAGGTGACGGCCCCCGGCGTGGAGGTGTCACTGCCCAGCGTGGAGGTGGACACCCAGGCCGCGGGCACCAAGCTGGAGGGCGACGTGTCCCTTGGGGACAAGGAGGTGGCCGCCAGAGACAGCAAGTTCAAAATGCCCAAGTTCAAGGTGCCGTCCTTTGGGGTGTCGGCGCCCAGGAAGTCCGTCGAGGCCGCTGTGGAGGTGTCTGTGCCCAAAGCCCAGGCCGAGGTGACCCTGCCCTCGGTGCAGGCCGACGTCAAGACCAGTGACTTCAGCATCGAGCTGCCCTCCGCTGAGCTGGAGGTCAAGGTCGCCGAGGTGGGCGTGAAGCTCCCCGAGGGCCACCATCCCGAAGCGGAGCCCAAGGAAGCGGCAGCAGGAATTGGACTCAAAGGCCACCTGCCCAAGGTGCAAATGCCCAGCATCAAGGTGCCCAAGGTGGACATCAAGGGGCCCAAACTGGACCTGAGGGACGCCAAGGGTGAGGTGACGGCCCCTGACGTGGAGATGTCGCTGCCCAGCGTGGAGGTGGACACCCAGGCCGCGGGCAGCAAGCTGGAGGGCGACGTGTCCCTTGGGGACAAGGAGGTGGCCGCCAGAGACAGCCAGTTCAAAATGCCCAAGTTCAAGATGCCGTCCTTCGGGGTGTCAGCGCCCAGCAAGTCCGTCGAGGCCGCCGTGGAGGTGTCCGTGCCCAAGGCCCAGGCCGAAGTGACCCAGCCCTCTCTGCAGGCCGACGTGAAGACCAGTGACCTCAGCATCGAGCAGCCCTCCGCCGAGCTGGACGTCAAGGCTGCCGAGGTGGGCGTGAAGCTCCCGGAGGGCCACCTTCCCGAAGCGGAGCCCATGGAAGCGGCAGCGAGAATCGGACTCAAGGGCGATGTGCCCAAGGTGCAGATGCCCAGCATCAAGGTGCCCAAGGTGGACATCAAGGCCCCCCAGGTGGACATCAAGGGGCCCAAAGTGGACCTGAAGGACGACAAGGGCGAGGTGACGGCCCCCGGCGTGGAGGTGTCACTGCCCAGCGTGGAGGTGGACACCCAGGCTGCGGGCACCAAGCTGGAGGGCGACGTGTCCCTTGGGGACAAGGAGGTGGCCGCCAGAGACAGCAAGTTCAAAATGCCCAAGTTCAAGGTGCCGTCCTTTGGGGTGTCGGCGCCCAGGAAGTCCGTCGAGGCCGCTGTGGAGGTGTCTGTGCCCAAAGCCCAGGCCGAGGTGACCCTGCCCTCAGTGCAGGCCGACGTCAAGACCAGTGACTTCAGCATCGAGCTGCCCTCCGCTGAGCTGGAGGTCAAGGTCGCCGAGGTGGGCGTGAAACTCCCCGAGGGCCACCATCCCGAAGCGGAGCCCAAGGAAGCGGCAGCAGGAATTGGACTCAAAGGCCACCTGCCCAAGGTGCAAATGCCCAGCATCAAGGTGCCCAAGGTGGACATCAAAGAGCCGAAACTGGACCTGAAGGACACCAAGGGTGAGGTGACGGCCCCTGACGTGGAGATGTCGCTGCCCAGCGTGGAGGTGGACACCCAGGCCGTGGGCAGCAAGCTGGAGGGCGACGTGTCCCTTGGAGACAAAGACTTGGCCGCCAGAGTTAGAAACATTAAAATGGAAGGCGGAGGTAATATCcaaatcaaaaaatcacattttaaaattcccaaATTCTTCTCTTCATCTGGCAAATCCTTCAAAAGTTCTGCACCAGTAGATGTTAATTTTGGGGTTTCTCTGCCCCCAAGTACCTCTGTCACGTTCTCAGAATTTAGTGGTGGTGGATCTTTGACGCAGGATTCGGCCACCAGGGAGCCGTCCGTGCCTCTTCCCTGGTTGGGTTGGCCTGGTTTTTCTGGCAGCCTTGATCTCGGTGGTACCCATGCCGAGCCTGCCTCTCTGTCTCCTGCCGAGGGCATCATACTCACAAAATACCAGGTGACTCTCCCCGGAGCCGCCGTCCCCCCGGAGCTCCCTCTGGAAGCAGCCCCTTGTTCCCAGAACGATGCCCATCTTCCCAGCACAGAAAGTTCTGCCCGTCTCCCAACCCAGGAGAGAGTTGCAGTGTCCCAGACTGACCGTCCCGCAGGCCCTGTGGACCCCATGTTTCTTGCATCGTACGGTCGGGTGAGTTTTCCTAAGTTTCATCCACCAAAGTTCGGGTTTTCTGTCCCAGAAGCAGCCGATGCAGAGGTGGAGGCCGGTGCCGGGGATTGTGCCCCCTCTCTATCCACTACTGGCCCTGCCCGGGGCCTGGACTCCACAGCTGTGCCGCGCAGCGCGGGGCCGTCGGCAGTGGCTGCAGGTGAGACCCCAGCTAAAGATACTGAACGTGGAGGGAAAGACAGTCCCTTAAAAATGCCGTGgatcaagcttccatcattcatGTGGTCCCCAAAGAAGGGGACTGTGCCCCCAGGGGACCCTGAACGCAGCCTGGACTCCGCAGAGCTCGGCGTGGCTGTGGACACGGGTCCCAAGGGCATGCCCCCTGGGTGTCCTGTGTCTGCAGCGGAGGTGGCAGTGGACGCGCTTCCGGACAAGGACGGAGAGGGGAGAGGCATGAAGTCGCCTGGCTGCGCCGTGCTGGAACACGCGCCTCCCACAGCGCCCGCTCCAGAGGGAGGGCCCGGCCTGCCACGGGGAGACCCCGCTGCTCCACGCTCTAGGCCCCCGGCAGGCGGTGGCGCCCGTGCCACAGAGAGGGCTGGTGGTGCAGCTGGTGCTGGGGGCACCGGCACGGTGGTCGGCCCCCCAGAAGGAGCGGGCGCGGACCTCCGTCTGCCACAGGCCCCCGCTCCCCTTTTGGACTTTGCCAGACCCGACCTCAGACCCAGCAAGGCCAAGGTGGGGGTGAGCTCGTCTGCTGGTGGCCCTCCGTCTCTGGGACACAGCAGCCAAGGGCACGGGCTTCGGGACGGCTCGGCAAGCCAGCCTCTCGGCGAGGCGACGGCCCCCTCAGTAGGAGACCCCCAGCAGCCGTCCTGCAGCCCAGCAAATGTGGACGTTCCTGCGATGGAGACCGCGGCCTCGCCTGGGGGCTGGTTCAGGATGCCCGCGCTCCGCCTGCCCAGCATCCGGCGCCCCGCCAAGGAGAGGGGGGTGGCTGGGGCTCGGGGGGCGCCAGTGCCCGCGCCTGCCGCCAGCGCactgagggaaggagaaaggccaGCTCCAGTCAAGGGTCAGGGGGTTCCTGGGTCAGAGGTGGAAGAAGCTATGTCCCTGCAGCCCCCAGAGGCAGGGGCAGACGAGGCAGCTGCGGAGCTCGCGTCCTACGCAGACGCACACATCCTAAAGAGAAACCTTGAGGAAAAAGGCTCAGAGCCGCACCTCTCTGCTGCAGGGGTGCCCGCTGCGGACCTTTCCCCTTCCGAGGTCAGGGTCCGTCCAGGCGAAGGCTCCCTGCCTCTTCAGATGCCCAGCGGCAGACTTTCAGGAACCCAGGCTCCACTGGGAGAAATGGGCACGGCTCCTGCTGCTGGGCCTGCAGGACTGGACCTTgctgcgggggaggggagggcagaggaacGGTCCTCCCAGCCTGAAGGCCCCATTAAACTGAAGGCGTCCAGGACCGACGGGCCGTCCCAGGTTTCTGTCGTTAACATGGGTCAGCCCTGGGAAGGCTCCGTGGTAACTGTCAAACTGCCCAGGATAAGCGTGCCAAGGTTCGCCTTTCCCGACCCCAGCTCCGAGGCTGACATCTTTATCCCCGCTGTGACAGAAGTGCGGTGCCCAGGGAGCAGCCTTGCCCACGCCCTGCACGAGGAAAGCCCGGGAGTCTGGGGTGCCAGCATCCTGAAGGCAGGTGCTGGGACCCCCGGGGAGCAGCCCATGACCCTTGACTTCTCCCCGGAAGCTTCCCCCATTTCCAAGGTCAGAATGCGCACTCAGCACGCGCAGGGAGAGAGCCCCGAGGTCGCCGTCCACAGCAGGGTGACGGCAGAGTTGGCTGACCTCTCAGGACCCGAGGCTATTTCCACCCAGGTCGTGCGGCAATTGGAGATCCCCGCCTCCGAGATCCAAACGGCTTCTTATGGGTTCTCGTTGCTAAAGGTGAAGATGCCGGAGCCCCGCACGCAGGTGAGTGTCCGAGACTCCCGGCTGAGGGAGGGCCTGCAGGAGGCTTCCAAACAAGCTACCCCGGGAGCAGACCCCGCTTCTGGAGATCTGCAGCCGGACACCGGAGGACCGTTTGAAGTGATCTCGTCCAGTGTCAACGTGCCTGGACCGCCAACATTCACGCCCAAAGTGCACTCTGGCTACCAGGGTGCCGACAGCTGCTCGGACGACGAGGAGGCTGCAGAAATTCTCGAATCTCCCCCTGAAGACGAGAGCCGGGAGGCAGCTGCCTCCCTGGCAGAGGAAGGCAGGGCTCCAGAAGAGAAACCGGAGGGTAAAAGATCTTCCGGGCTGTTCAGGTTCTGGCTTCCGAGCACTGGGTTGTCTTCCTCTGCCGAAGAGACACGTGCTCATTCCAAAGATGAAGCCCGCTCGTCGGCTCCCGTCCAGACACAGGCTGGGGCACGGCCCGAGGCAGAGCCACCTAAGAAGCCCGAGAAGGCGGGCTGGTTCCGATTTCCCAAATTAGGGTTCTCCTCCTCTCACACCGAGAAAACCAAAAGCTCTGAAGACGAGGCAGCTCTGGCAGAGCAAAAACTCCAAGAACAAGCGGTCACGTTCTTCGATGCCCCAGAAAGCTTCTCCCCAGAGGACAAGGGGGCCGGGGAGCCGGTGGAGACTGCGGGCGCCAGGCCGGGCGCCAGAGCGGTGACCACGTCCACAGCAAGGACGGAGCTGGGCCTGCGGGAGCAGGACCCAGAGGGCGGGATGAACCTGCACCCGGGCCCACCACCAAGCGAGGACAGACGGACAGACGAAAGGAGGCCCTGCGAAGCCGCCACCGTGAGGGCGCGTGTGTCCACCTTGATTCACAGCACCGAGAGCGGAGCAGAGGTGCCTGAGTGCGGCGGGGCCCCACCCTCACACAGCCCTCCCAGAGCGGGGCCCCAAAAGTGCCGGCGCCCCAGAACCTCGGCGGCAGAGGCGGCGTCCGGACTCCCCACGAGGCCCTGCGCTCCTGAGGGTCCTCATTAGACACGCGTTCCCCGAGATCCCGGCCCGCGAGGCCCTTGCGAACACAGCTGCCGCTTGGAGAAGGGGCTGTGATGGCTGTGGGTGCAGAAGTCGTCTGGGATTCAGCTCCTGTCCTGCCGCTGCCTCCTGGTGGAGGTAGTGTCCCTGTTTCCGGCAGGGTCCGGCATATTCCAGGAAACCCCCTTCCCTGCTCGCTTAGAACCAGCTCACTCCGCTATCGGATGTCTCGCCGCGCGAGCTTTGGGACGCGTTGTGTGATGCACGCGCCCTGGGCTGGGGGCGGGCGAGCCAGCAGAGGCCGTTCAGACGGCCGTGAGTTCCCACGAGACGTCTGTGGGCGTCCGCTTGCCCGCCGGCACCCCCCCGCGTGCCCGGCCCCTCAGTGTACCCGCTGCCGCCAGGCTGCAGACGGGACCTGCTTGGCTGCTCCCTGGACCCTGGACGGGCAATAAAGGAAGTGCTGCTTCCCCAGTGACGACTGCGAGGTGTTTTGTTCCGCGTTGGAATTCAGCCCTGCTCTCCCCCCACGCGCTCCGTCCTAAACGCTCCTAGGTTGCTCTGGAAAGCAGAGTCAAGGGCGGCTCGCTCATCCGTCTGTCTGTCCAGACCCTCCTCTGAGCCAGCGGCTGCGAGAGACCAAGAGGAAGAAGGCGAGGGCCCAGGAGTCCACAGTGTGGCcagggacacagacacacacccccacccccagctgggaGGCAGCGCAAGGCGTGGGTGGTGGGCAGAGCAAGGACAGCACACAGAGGGGCCCTTGGCCTCGGGGGCGAGGGATGGGTAGCTGGGTCCTGGGCCACGATGGGGGCCCCTCTCAGAGGCTTCCTTTGCCGTGGTGGCCCTCCTCCCCAGGCAGCCCACGGGAAGCAGATTCAGAACAAGGTTGAAGGAGTTTCCTACAAACTTCCAGGGGTCAGATCTCCTCCCGGCTGCCTTCAGACGCC from Eschrichtius robustus isolate mEscRob2 chromosome 1, mEscRob2.pri, whole genome shotgun sequence includes:
- the AHNAK2 gene encoding protein AHNAK2 produces the protein MEPGLPSEGAPGEGAGPAPRQSGEGAREGTQALEIGIARLSLQDSAGPGSHQNHQPEFHVRIPILKPPKFGLYKEEVLEKEGATTALQGGPWQRRVSGEDAEAKGEDAGEAEAHRPRQPPVHQDALPAQAGGDTEDDAARKGEEDSEGGDPHTEEKEGKTKMLKLKLPSFGWSPAKEAKGDKVTQLQEMEKEKESSTTVVTSETDIKGKYGLETDSKFKMPKFRMPSFGVSAPRKSVEAAVEVSVPKAQAEVTLPSVQANVKTSDLSIKLPSAELEVKAAEVGVKLPEGHIPKAEPKEAAAGIGLKGHLPKMQVPSIKVPKGDIKAPQVDIKGPKVDLKDAKGEVMAPEVKVSLPSVKVDTQAASTKLESDMSLGEKEVAARDSKFKMPKFKMLSFGVSAPSKFDEAAMEVSVPKAQAEVTLPSVQANVKTSDFSIELPSAELEVKAAEEGVKLPEGHIAEAESKEVAAGIGLKGHQPRVQMPSIKAPQVDIKGPKLDLKDTKGEVTAPDMGLSLPSVEVGTQSTGTKLAGDVSLGDKEVAARDSKFKMPKFKMPSFGESAPSKSVKAAVDVSVPKAQAEVTLPLVQAEVTLPSVHADVKTSDLSIELPSAELEVKAAEVGVKLPEGHHPEAEPKEAAAGIGLKSHLPKVQIPSIKVPKVDIKGPKLDLKDDKGEVTALDVEVSLPNVEVDTQAAGTKLADDVSMGDKEVAARDSKFKMPKFKVPSFGVSAPSKSLKASVEVSVPKAQAEVTLPSVQADVKTSDLNIELPSAELEVKAAEVGMKLPEGHLPEAEPKEAAAGIGLKGHLPKVQMPSIKVPKVDIKGPKLDLKDDKGEVTAPDMEMSLPSMKLDTQAAGSKLEGDVFLGDKEVAIRDSKFKMPKFKMPSFGVSVPSKSVEATLEVSVPKAQAEVTLPSVQADVKTSDLSIKLPSAELEVKAAEVGVKLPEGHLPEVEPKEAAAGIGLKGHLPKVQMPSIKVPKVDIKGPKLDLKDAKGEVTAPDVEMSLPSVEVDTQVAGSKLVCDVSLRGKEVAARDSKFKMPKFKMPSFGVSAPRKPVKAPVEVSVPKAQAEVTLPSVQADGKTSDLSIELPSAELEVKAAEVGVKLPEGHIAEAEPKEAAAGIGLKGHLPKVQMPSMKVPKVDIKGPKLDLKEAKGEVTAPDVEMLLPSVEVDTQAMGSKLEGDVSMGDKEVAARDSQFKMPKFKMPSFGVSAPSKFVEAAVEVSVPKAQAEVPKAQAEVTRPSLQADVKTSDLSIEQPSAELDVKAAEVGVKLPEGHLPEAEPKEAATGIGLKGHLPRVQMPSIKVPKVDIKAPQVDIKGPKVHLKDDKGEVTAPDMEVSLPSMEVDTQAAGTKLEGDVSLGDKEVAARDSKFKMPKFKVPSFGVSAPRKSVEAAVEVSVPKAQAEVTLPSVQADVKTSDFSIELPSAELEVKVAEVGVKLPEGHHPEAEPKEAAAGIGLKGHLPKVQMPSIKVPKVDIKGPKLDLKDTKGEVTAPDVEMSLHSVAVDTQAAGSKLEGDVSMRDKQVAARDSQFKMPKFKMPSFGVSAPSKSVEAAVEVSVPKAQAEVTRPSVQADVKTSDLSIEQPSAELDVKAAKVGVKLPEGHLPETEPKEAATGIGLKGHLPRVQMPSIKVPRVDIKAPKVDIKGPKLDLKDTKGEVTAPDVVVSLPSVEVDTQTTGTKLAGDMSLGDKEVAARDSKFKRPKFKMPSFGVSAPSKSVKATVEVSVPKAQAEVTLPSVQADSKTSDLNIELPSAELEVKAAEEGVKLPEGHIAEAEPKEVAAGIGLKGHMPKVQKPGIKVPKVDIKGPKLDLKEAKGEVTAPDMEVSLPSVEVDTQAAGTKLEGDVSLGDKEVAARDSKFKMPKFKVPSFGVSAPRKSVEASVEVSVPKAQAEVTLPSVQADVKTSDFSIELPSAELEVKVAEVGVKLPKGHHPEAEPKVAAAGIGLKGHLPKVQMPSITVPKVDIKEPKLDLKDTKGEVTAPDVEMSLPSVEVDTQATGSKLEGDVFLGDKEVAARDSQFKMPKFKMPSFGVSAPSKFVEAAVEVSVPKAQAEVPKAQAEVTRPSLQADVKTSDLSIEQPSAELDVKAAEVGVKLPEGHLPEAEPKEAATGIGLKGHLPRVQMPSIKVPKVDIKAPQVDIKGPKVHLKDDKGEVTAPDMEVSLPSMEVDTQAAGTKLEGDVSLGDKEVAARDSKFKMPKFKVPSFGVSAPRKSVEAAVEVSVPKAQAEVTLPSVQADVKTSDFSIELPSAELEVKVAEVGVKLPEGHHPEAEPKEAAAGIGLKGHLPKVQMPSIKVPKVDIKGPKLDLKDTKGEVTAPDVEMSLHSVAVDTQAAGSKLEGDVSMRDKQVAARDSQFKMPKFKMPSFGVSAPSKSVEAAVEVSVPKAQAEVTRPSVQADVKTSDLSIEQPSAELDVKAAKVGVKLPEGHLPETEPKEAATGIGLKGHLPRVQMPSIKVPKVDIKAPQVDIKGPKVDLKDDRGEVTAPGVEVSLPSVEVDTQAAGTKLEGDVSLGDKEVAARDSKFKMPKFKVPSFGVSAPRKSVEAAVEVSVPKAQAEVTLPSVQADVKTSDFSIELPSAELEVKVAEVGVKLPEGHHPEAEPKEAAAGIGLKGHLPKVQMPSIKVPKVDIKGPKLDLRDAKGEVTAPDVEMSLPSVEVDTQAAGSKLEGDVSLGDKEVAARDSQFKMPKFKMPSFGVSAPSKSVEAAVEVSVPKAQAEVTQPSLQADVKTSDLSIEQPSAELDVKAAEVGVKLPEGHLPEAEPMEAAARIGLKGDVPKVQMPSIKVPKVDIKAPQVDIKGPKVDLKDDKGEVTAPGVEVSLPSVEVDTQAAGTKLEGDVSLGDKEVAARDSKFKMPKFKVPSFGVSAPRKSVEAAVEVSVPKAQAEVTLPSVQADVKTSDFSIELPSAELEVKVAEVGVKLPEGHHPEAEPKEAAAGIGLKGHLPKVQMPSIKVPKVDIKEPKLDLKDTKGEVTAPDVEMSLPSVEVDTQAVGSKLEGDVSLGDKDLAARVRNIKMEGGGNIQIKKSHFKIPKFFSSSGKSFKSSAPVDVNFGVSLPPSTSVTFSEFSGGGSLTQDSATREPSVPLPWLGWPGFSGSLDLGGTHAEPASLSPAEGIILTKYQVTLPGAAVPPELPLEAAPCSQNDAHLPSTESSARLPTQERVAVSQTDRPAGPVDPMFLASYGRVSFPKFHPPKFGFSVPEAADAEVEAGAGDCAPSLSTTGPARGLDSTAVPRSAGPSAVAAGETPAKDTERGGKDSPLKMPWIKLPSFMWSPKKGTVPPGDPERSLDSAELGVAVDTGPKGMPPGCPVSAAEVAVDALPDKDGEGRGMKSPGCAVLEHAPPTAPAPEGGPGLPRGDPAAPRSRPPAGGGARATERAGGAAGAGGTGTVVGPPEGAGADLRLPQAPAPLLDFARPDLRPSKAKVGVSSSAGGPPSLGHSSQGHGLRDGSASQPLGEATAPSVGDPQQPSCSPANVDVPAMETAASPGGWFRMPALRLPSIRRPAKERGVAGARGAPVPAPAASALREGERPAPVKGQGVPGSEVEEAMSLQPPEAGADEAAAELASYADAHILKRNLEEKGSEPHLSAAGVPAADLSPSEVRVRPGEGSLPLQMPSGRLSGTQAPLGEMGTAPAAGPAGLDLAAGEGRAEERSSQPEGPIKLKASRTDGPSQVSVVNMGQPWEGSVVTVKLPRISVPRFAFPDPSSEADIFIPAVTEVRCPGSSLAHALHEESPGVWGASILKAGAGTPGEQPMTLDFSPEASPISKVRMRTQHAQGESPEVAVHSRVTAELADLSGPEAISTQVVRQLEIPASEIQTASYGFSLLKVKMPEPRTQVSVRDSRLREGLQEASKQATPGADPASGDLQPDTGGPFEVISSSVNVPGPPTFTPKVHSGYQGADSCSDDEEAAEILESPPEDESREAAASLAEEGRAPEEKPEGKRSSGLFRFWLPSTGLSSSAEETRAHSKDEARSSAPVQTQAGARPEAEPPKKPEKAGWFRFPKLGFSSSHTEKTKSSEDEAALAEQKLQEQAVTFFDAPESFSPEDKGAGEPVETAGARPGARAVTTSTARTELGLREQDPEGGMNLHPGPPPSEDRRTDERRPCEAATVRARVSTLIHSTESGAEVPECGGAPPSHSPPRAGPQKCRRPRTSAAEAASGLPTRPCAPEGPH